DNA sequence from the Stenotrophomonas sp. 24(2023) genome:
ATGAATTGCGCAGCTTTGTGTCAACTTTTATGCAAGATGCGCAAAAGCCTGCTGGCACCAGACCATGATCGGGTTCCAGCTGACGCCGAGCGCCAGCAGGGCCAGGGCATTGACGCCCAGCACCACGCCCAGCACGCGGTCGTTGTTGCGCGGCAGGGCCTCGCCCACCGGCTCGTCGAAGTACATGACCTTGATGACGCGCAGGTAGTAGAAGGCACCGATCACGGCGCAGATCACGCCCAGCAGCGCCAGCCACAGCAGGCCACCGTTGACGGCAGCGCCGAGCACGGCCAGCTTGGTCCAGAAGCCCAGGAACGGCGGAATGCCGGCCAGCGACGCCATGATGCACAGCACCAGGCCGGCCATCCACGGGTTGCGGGCGTTCAGGCCCTTGAAGTCATCGATGCTCTCAGCCTCGAAGCCGTTGCGCGACAGCGCGATGATCGCGCCGAAGGCCGCGGTGGACATGATGGCGTAGGCCAGTGCGTAGAACAGCGCGGCGGCATAGCCCTGCGCACCGCCACCGGCGATGCCCATCAGCAGGAAGCCGATGTGCGAGACGGTGGAGAACGCCAGCATGCGCTTGAGGTTGCTCTGCGCGATGGCCATCAGGTTGCCGATGACCAGCGACAGCGCGGCCAGGCCGGCGATCAGGATCTGCAGCTCGCTGGACAGCGGGCCCACGCCCATTTCCAGCAGGCGGTAGGCCATGCCGAACGCGGCCAGCTTCGGTGCCGAGCTGATGAACAGCGCGATCGGTGCCGGGGCGCCCTGGTAGACGTCCGGCAGCCACATGTGGAACGGTGCCGCGCCGAGCTTGAAGGCCACGCCGGCGATCATGAACACCGCGCCGGTGATCAGCAGCATGCGCTCTTCCGAGTGCGGGATGGCTTCGCGGATGGCATCCAGGTGCAGGCTGCCGGTGGCGCCGTAGATCAGCGACATGCCGTACAGCAGCAGACCCGAGGCCAGCGAACCCAGCACGATGTACTTCATCGCCGCTTCCGAGGCCAGGCCGCTGTCGCGGTTGCTGGCCACCAGCGCGTAGGAGCACAGGGCCAGCAGTTCCAGGCCCAGGTACACCATCAGCAGGCTGCCGGCGGAGACGAGGATCATCATGCCGGCGGTGCCGAACAGCACCAGCACCGGGATTTCGCCCTGGAACAGGTTGCGCTCGCGCAGGTAGCTCCAGCCGTAGACCAGGCTCAGGCCGCTGATCAGCACGATCACGGTCTTCATCACGTCCGCAGCGGTGTCGCGCACGAACATGCCGTGGAAGACCTCGCCCTGCCCGCCCACGCCGGTCGCCAGCATGAACAGCACCACCGCCAGCGCGGCGATCGAGAACAGGTGGGTGACGATCTTGTTCCGGTTGCTGACGAACAGATCGAGGATCATCAGGGCGAACGCAGCGCCCACCAGCACCAGCTCGGGGGCGAGCGGCGGCAGGTCAGCGGCGGTCAGTGGCATCAGCGGCGAGGTGGTCATTATCAAATCCTGGAATCAATTCGCTTCACGGCCCGATCAGAGCAGCTTGCTGGAGGCGATCTGCATCGCCAGCTTGGCGATCGACGGCTCCATCAGGTCGGTCAAGGGCTTCGGGTACAGGCCCAGGGCCAGCACGCCAATGGCGAACACGCCCAGCACCAGCCACTCGCGGCCGTTGATGTCCTTGAGCTCGGCGACGTGGCTGTTGGCCACTTCGCCGAAGAAGATGCGCTTGTACAGCCACAGGGTGTAGGCGGCGCCGATGATCAGCGTGGTGGCCGCACCCAGTGCGATCCACGGATTGCGCTGGAACGAGGCCAGGATGACCATGAACTCGCCCACGAAACCGCTGGTGCCCGGCAGGCCGGCATTGGCCATGAAGAACAGCATGGCGAAGGTGGCAAACCACGGCATCACGTTCACCACGCCGCCGTAATCGGCGATGCGGCGGCTGTGCATGCGGTCATACAGCACGCCCACGCAGGAGAACATCGCGCCGGACACGAAGCCGTGCGAGATCATCTGCACCATCGCACCCTGCAGGCCCAGGCGGGCGGCGTCGGCATTGCCGGCTTCGCGCACCAGCCACAGGGCGATGAAGGTACCCAGGGTGACAAAACCCATGTGCGCGATCGACGAATAGGCGATCAGCTTCTTCATGTCGTCCTGCACCAGGGCGACCAGGCCGACGTAGATGACCGCGATCAGGGACAGGGCGATGACCAGCCAGGCCCACTCATGCGAGGCGTCCGGCACGATCGGCAGGTTGAAGCGCAGGAAGCCGTAGCCACCGATCTTCAGCGCGATGGCGGCCAGGATCACCGAACCGGCGGTCGGCGCTTCCACGTGCGCGTCCGGCAGCCAGGTGTGCACCGGGAACATCGGCACCTTGACCGCGAAGGCGATCAGGAAGGCGAAGAAGATCCAGGTCTGTTCCTTGGCGCTCAGCGGCAGCGCGTACAGGTCGGCCAGCTGGAAGCTGCCGCCCTTCAGGTACAGGTAGATCAGCGCCACCAGCATCAGCACCGAGCCGAGGAAGGTGTACAGGAAGAACTTCAGGGCGGCGTAGATGCGACGCGGACCACCCCAGACACCGATGATGAGGAACATCGGGATCAGCATGGCCTCGAAGAACACGTAGAACAGCATCGCGTCGGTGGCCGAGAAGATGCCGACGGTGACGCCTTCCAGGATCAGGAAGGCCGCCACGTACTGGTTCACGCGCTTGTCGATGGCGCTCCAGGCACCGATCAGGGCCAGCACGCCGACCAGGGTGGTCAGCAGGATCAGGGCAACGGCGATGCCGTCCACGCCAAGGTTGTAGCCGATCTTGTACGCCGGGATCCACGCATGGGTCTCGACGAACTGCAGGCCCTCGGCCGCCGGGTTGTAGCCGCTGAGCAGCGACAGGCTGGCGACGAAGGTCAGCACGGCGACGCCCAGCGACGCCCAGCGGGCGGTCTGTGCGTCACGGATGGCAAGGATCAGGGCACCGCCGAAGATCGGCAGCCAGATGAGGACACTGAGTAGAGGCCAGTTCGACACGTCTTCTTATTCCGTACAGGTCATCAACGCAGGTAATGCATCAGCGCGCCCAGCAGGGCAATCAGGCCGATGATCATCGCGAAGGCGTAGTGATAGAGGAAACCGGATTGGGTACGACGCAGCACGCCGGCTGCGACGTCCACAACACGTGCCGAGAGATTGACCGCACCGTCGACGATGTTGCTGTCGATCCAGCGCGAGACCTTGCCCAGCTTGACGCTGCCGCCGGCAAAGCCATCGATCCACAGCTTGTCGAAGCCGTACTTGTTTTCCAGCACCGACACCAGCGGAGCGAAGGCCTTGCGTGCCTTGCCCGACAGGTCCGGCTTCCACAGGTAGAACAGCGCCGCCAGCAGGAAGCCTGCCACGGTCAGCCAGAAGGCCGGCGCCATCATGCCGTGGATCGCGAAGGCGACCGGGCCATGGAACTCTTCGCCCAGGAAGCCGATGGTGTTCCTCGCCGGGTCGTAGAAATCAACGATGCCGGTGAAGAAGGTATGCGCCTGGCCCTTGATCGCGTCGTGGGCGTGGTGGCCGGCCCAGTCGGTGCCGTACAGCATCGGACCGACGCTGAAGAAGCCGATGGCGATCGACGGGATGGCCAGCAGGATCAGCGGCAGGGTCACCACCCACGGGGTTTCGTGCGGCTCGTGCGCGCCATGGCCATGGTGGCCGTGGTCGTCATGGGCGGCGCCGTGGTGGGCATCGGCAGCGTGGTGGTCGTCATGGCCATGGCTGTCGTGGCCGTGGTCATCGTGGTGCGCATCACGGAAGCGTTCCGGACCATGGAAGGTCATGAACAGCAGGCGGAAGCTGTAGAAGCTGGTCACGATCACGCCGCCCAGCACCGCCCAGTAGCCGTAGGTGGCCACCCAGGTGTGCGACAGGTGCGCGTGGACCTCGGCCGCCTCGATGATGGTGTCCTTCGAGTAGAAGCCGGAGAAGAACGGCGTACCGACCAGGGCCAGCGTACCGATCCACATGGTGATGAAGGTGATCGGCATGTACTTGCGCAGGCCGCCCATCTTGCGCATGTCCTGCTCGTGGTGCATGGCGATGATGACCGAGCCGGCACCGAGGAACAGCAGCGCCTTGAAGAAGGCGTGGGTCATCAGGTGGAACACGGCGGCCGAATAGGCCGACACGCCCAGGGCGACGGTCATGTAGCCTAGCTGCGACAGCGTGGAATACGCGACGACGCGCTTGATGTCGTTCTGCACGATGCCGATCAGGCCGGTGAAGAACGCGGTGGTGGCACCGATGAACAGCACGAAGTTCAGCGCGGTCTGCGACAGCTCGAACAGCGGCGACATGCGGGTGACCATGAAGATACCGGCGGTCACCATCGTCGCGGCGTGGATCAGTGCCGAGATCGGGGTCGGGCCTTCCATCGAGTCCGGCAGCCACACGTGCAGCGGCACCTGGGCCGACTTGCCCATGGCACCGATGAACAGGCAGATGCAGATCAGGGTGGCGATCGACCAGACCACCGGCTCGCTCATCAGCTGCAGGCCGAACAGGTTGCCGTCCCAGATCTGCAGCTGGGCGCGCGGATCACCCAGGATGCTGGCGTGCGAGAACACTTCGGAGTAGTCCAGGGTGCCGAACACCCACAGCACGCCGGCGATGCCCAGCAGGAAGCCGAAGTCACCCACACGGTTGACCAGGAACGCCTTCATGTTGGCGAAGATCGCGGTCGGGCGCTTGAACCAGAAGCCGATCAGCAGGTACGACACCAGGCCCACCGCTTCCCAGCCGAAGAACAGCTGCAGGAAGTTGTTGCTCATCACCAGGGTGAGCATCGAGAAGGTGAACAGCGAGATGTAGCTGAAGAAGCGCTGGTAGCCCGGGTCTTCTTCCATGTAGCCGATGGTGTAGATGTGCACCAGCAGCGACACGAAGGTGACCACCACCATCATCATGGCGGTGAGCTTGTCGACCATGAACCCGACGTGGGCCGAATACTGGCCGACTTCGAAGAAGGTGTAGATGTTCTGGTTGAACGGCTGCGCGCCGCCCCAGAGCAGCTGGTACAGCGTGTACATCGACAGGGCGCAGCTGATGGCCACGCCGAGGATGGTGACGGTCTGCGCGCCGAAGCGCTTGACCTGGCGACCGAACAGGCCGGCGATGATGCTGCCGAACAGCGGTGCGAGCACCACTGCGATCAACAGACTCTTGGAGAGAGTGATTTCCATCTGTGGATCAGCCCTTCAACGAATCGACTTCGCCGACATTGATCGTGCGGCGGGTGCGGAACAGGGTCACCAGGATCGCCAGGCCGATGGCGGCCTCGGCTGCGGCGACGGTCAGGATGAAGAACACGAACAGCTGGCCGGACGGATCACCCAGCTCGCGCGAGAACCCGACGAAGTTGATGTTCACCGACAGCAGCATCAACTCGATGGACATCAGCAGGACGATGATGTTCTTGCGGTTGAGGAAGATGCCGGCAAGGCTGATGCAGAACAGCACCGCGCCCAGCGCCAGGATGTGGCCCAGAGTGATCATGCCTTGGTCTCCTCGTCGCCCGCGACCGGCTTGGTGTTGCTGTGGACCAGCGGCTGTTCGGCGTCCATCTTGACCATGCGCAGGCGCTGGCCGGCCTTGACCATCGTCTGGTCGCCCGGGTTCTGGCTCTTCACGCCGGTACGGCGGCGCAGGGTCAGCATGACGGCGGCCACCACGGCCACGGTCAGGATGACGGCGGCGAACTCGAACGGCAGCAGGTATTCGGTGAACAGGCTGCGTGCCAGCCAGGTGATGTTGGAGCTGTCCGCGGCCAGCGCGGCGGCGTTGTCGGCCGGGAACGGGTTGACCGCCCTGCCCTTCACGCCGATCAGCATCAGCATCTGCACCAGCATGGCCACGGCCACGATCAGGCCGACCGGCAGGTAGCGCACCCAGCCTTCACGCAGGTTCGCCGGATCGATGTCGAGCATCATCACCACGAACAGGAACAGCACCATCACCGCGCCGACGTAGACCAGCACCAGCGCCACACCGAGGAACTCGGCGCCCACCAGCAGCCACACGCAGGCGATGGAGAAGAAGGTCAGCACCAGGCAGAGCACGGCGTGAACCGGGTTGCGCACGCTGATCACCGCACCGGCCGAAACCGTTGCCGCGATGGCGAACACCCAGAAAGCGATATTTACCCAATCCATCTCTCGACCTCAGCGGTAAGCGGCATCGGCGGCGCGACGCTCGGCGATCTCGGCTTCAAGCCGGTCACCGATGGCCAGCAGCTGCGGCTTGGTAACGATGTTCTCGCCACGATTCTCGAAGTGGTACTCGAGGATGTGGGTCTCCACGATCGAGTCCACCGGGCAGCTTTCTTCGCAGAAGCCGCAGAAGATGCACTTGAACAGATCGATGTCGTAGCGGGTGGTACGGCGGGTGCCGTCCTCGCGCTTGGCCGAGTCGATGGTGATGGCCAGCGCCGGGCACACCGCTTCGCACAGCTTGCAGGCGATGCAGCGCTCTTCGCCGTTGGGGTAACGGCGCAGCGCGTGCAGGCCACGGAAGCGCGGCGACTGCGGGAACTTCTCCATCGGGTACATCATCGTGTACTTGGGCTTGAAGCTGTACTTCAGCGTCAGCCACAGGCCGGCCAGCAGTTCGAGCAGCAGCAGGCTCTTGAAGTAATGGGTAATCCTGTTCATCACTTAGACGCCCTTTTGAATCACGCCGAAGAACACCATGACGGCGGTAACCGCGATCCACAGAATGGCCAGCGGAATGAAGACCTTCCAGCCCAGGCGCATGATCTGGTCATAGCGGAAGCGCGGGAAGCTGGCACGGAACCAGATGTAGGCACTGGCGAAGAAGAACACCTTGACGAACAGCCACGGTGCGCCGCCCTTCCAGATCCAGTCGACCAGCGGCGAGACATCGCCCGGGTTGACCCAGCCCTGGATCGGGCTCAGCCAGCCGCCGAGGAAGAAGATCGAGATCAGGAAGCTGATCAGGATCATGTTCGCGTACTCGGCCAGGAAGAACAGCGCGAAGGCGCCGCCGGAGTACTCGACCATGTGGCCGGCCACGATTTCCGATTCGCCTTCCACCACGTCGAACGGCGCGCGGTTGGTTTCGGCCACGCCCGACACCCAGTAGATGACGAACAGCGGGAACAGCGGGATCAGGAACCAGTCGAAGAAGCCGGAGCTGCCGGCCTGCGCCATCACGATGGTGCTCAGGTTCAGGCTGCCCGACGCGATCATCACGCCGACCAGGGCGAAGCCCATGGCGATTTCGTAACTGATCATCTGCGCCGAGGCGCGCATGGCACCGAGGAACGCGTACTTCGAGTTGGACGCCCAGCCGGCCAGGATGATGCCGTAGATGCCCAGCGAGGTCATCGCCAGCAGGTACAGCAGGCCGGCATTGGCGTTGGACAGCACCACCTGCGAGTCGAACGGCACCACCGACCAGGCCGCGAAGGCCGGGGCCAGGGTGATCAGCGGCGCCAGCAGGTAGATCGCCTTGTTGGCGCTGCTGGGCTGCACGACTTCCTTGAACAGCAGCTTGAAGACGTCGGCGAAGGCCTGGAAGATGCCCATGCCCACGTACATCGGGCCGTGGCGGACGTGCATCCAGCCGATCAGCTTGCGTTCCCAGACCACGTAGAAGGCCACCGAGACGATCACCGGCACGGCGATCACCAGGATCTTCAGGATGATCCAGATCAGCGCGCCGATGTCACCGAGGCCAAGCAGCCACTGGTGCAGCGGATCGACGGCGTTAATCAGCAATTCGTTCATGCAGCCACCACCGTTACGCGAGCGGCGCCCAGCGGTGCGGTCGCACCGTGGCCCGACTCAATCCAGACCGAACCCGCGGCGACGCGGGCGTCGACCACCACCGGCAGGGTGGCGCGGCCGGCGTCGGTGCCGACCTTGGCCATCTGCCCTTCCTGCAGCTGCAGGCGCGCAGCGTCATCGGCGTTGAGCACGATGCGCGGAGCGTTGTTGAGCGGGTGCGACTGCAGCGCCGGGGCGCGACGGACCACCGCATCGGTGCGGTAGATCGCGGCGGTCGACGCCACTTCCAGGCCTTCACCGGCCACGGCCGGCTGGGCCGAGGCGGCCACGTTGACCGACACCGGGGCCAGGCTGGCGCGCAGGCCGGCCAGATCGGTGAACTCGAAACCGGCCACGGCCAGCTCGCCACCCAGGGCACGCAGCACGCGCCAGCCTTCACGGGCTTCGCCCGGCAGCTTGCCGCCGGCACGGGCCGACTGCTGGCGACCGTCGAGGTTGGTCAGGGTGGCGTCCACTTCCGGCAGCGCGCCGATCGGCAGGATCACATCGGCAACGTCGCGGGTCGAAGCGCAGGCGAAGTGGCTGAAGGCCACGACCTGGGCACCGGCCAGCGCCTTGCGCGCGGCGGGGGCATCGGCGAAGTCCAGGCCCGGCTCCAGGCCGTACACCACGTAGGCCTGGCGCGGCTGCGCCAGCATCGCGGCGACGTCCTTGCCGGCCGGCAGCACGCCGGCGCGGGTCAGGCCGATGGCGTTGGCACCCTGCGGGATGCGGCACAGCTTGGCACCGGTGGCAGCGGCGAAATCACGCGCGGCAGCGCGGATGGCGGCGGCCTGCGGGTGGTTTTCGGCGATGCCGCCGACGATCAGCACGGTGTTGCTGCCGCCCTGCACGGCCGAACGCAGCTCGGCGTTGGACAGCGCGTTGACGAACTGCGACGGCGCGACGATCTGCTTGCCGGCGATGCCGAAGGCGAAGTCGAAATCCACCGGGTTGATGACGTGGATCTTCGCGCCCTGGGTGGTCTGTGCCTTGCGCAGGCGGGCGTGCAGCAGCGGCAGCTCGTGGCGGATGTTGCTGCCGAGCACGACGATGCGGTCCGCGGCTTCGATCTCGGCCAGCGGCAGGCCGAACACTTCGGCGGTGGCGGCGTCGGAGAAGTCGCGGTTGTTGATGCGGTGGTCGATGTTGCCGGTGCCCAGGCCGGTGGCCAGGCGGGCCAGCAGCGCGCCTTCCTCGTTGGAGGTCGACGGGTGCACCAGCACGCCCAGGGTGTCGCCCTGGTTCGCCTTGAGGATCTCGGCCGCGGCAGCCAGGCCTTCAGCCCAGCTCACTTCCTTCCACTCGCCATTGACCTTGCGCAGCGGCTTGACCGCACGGTCTTCGCTGTACAGGCCCTGGTGCGAGTAGCGGTCGCGGTCGGACAGCCAGCATTCGTTGACGGCCTCGTTGTCACGCGGCACGGTGCGCAGCACTTCGCCGCGACGCACGTGCAGGAACAGGTTCGAGCCCATCGCGTCGTGGTAGCCCAGCGATTCGCGCGCGGTCAGTTCCCACGGGCGGGCGCGGAACTGGAACACCTTGTTGGTCAGCGCGCCGACCGGGCAGACGTCGACGACGTTGCCGGACAGCTCGGTGGTCAGCGGCTTGCCGTCGTAGGTACCGATCTGCAGGTTCTCGCCACGGTACATGCCACCCAGTTCATAGGTGCCTGCCACGTCGGCGGTGAAGCGCACGCAGCGCGTGCACTGGATGCAGCGGGTCATCTCGGTGGCGACCAGCGGGCCCATGTCCTCGTCCGGCACCACGCGCTTGCGCTCGTTGAAGCGGCTGACCGAACGGCCATAGCCCAGCGATACGTCCTGCAGCTCGCACTCGCCGCCCTGGTCACAGATCGGGCAGTCCAGCGGGTGGTTGATGAGCAGGAACTCCATCACCGAGCGCTGGAACTTCAGTGCCTTCTCGCTGCGGGTGGCGACCTTCATGCCGTCCATCACCGGGGTGGCGCAGGCCGGCGCCGGCTTCGGCGACTTCTCCACGTCCACCAGGCACATGCGGCAGTTGGCGGCGATCGGCAGCTTCTCGTGGTAGCAGAAGCGCGGAATGGAGATGCCGGCCTTGTCGGCGGCCTGGATGATCATCGAGCCCTTGGGCACGACCAGGGAACGGCCGTCGATCTCGACGGTGACATGCCCTTCCGGCACGACCGCCGGGGTCACGCCCGGGTTGTTGGGTTGCGCGCTCATGCGGCGGCTGCCTCCACCTTCTTGCCGTCAACCATCGAATGACCGTTGACGATGTAGTACTCGAATTCGTCCCAGAACTGGCGCAGGAAGCCCTGGATGGGCCATGCCGCCGCTTCGCCGAAGGCGCAGATGGTGTGGCCTTCGATCTGGCCGGCCACGGCCTTCAGCTGGTGCAGGTCTTCCATCGTGGCCTTGCCGGCGACGATGCGCTCCAGCACGCGGTGCATCCAGCCGGTGCCTTCACGGCACGGGGTGCACTGGCCGCAGGATTCCTTGTGGAAGAACTGGCTGATGCGGCAGGCGAACTTCACGCAGCACACGCTGTCATCCAGCACCACGACGGCGCCCGAACCCAGGCCGGAGCCCAGTGCACGGATGGTGTCGTAGTCCATCGGCAGGCCCTTCAGCTCGGCCGCGGTCAGCACCGGCATCGACACGCCGCCGGGGATCGCGCCCTTGAGGGTGCGGCCCGGACGCAGGCCACCGGCCATTGCCAGCAGGTCGTCGAAGGTGGTGCCCAGCGGCACTTCGAAGTTGCCGCCGTTCTGCACGCAGCCGGACACCGAGAAGCACTTCGGGCCGCCGTTGGCGGTCAGGCTCAGGCCCTTGAACCACTCCGGGCCGTTGCGGATGATCGCCGGCACTGAACCATAGGTTTCGGTGTTGTTGATCGTCGACGGCTTGCCGTACAGGCCGAAGTTGGCCGGGAACGGCGGCTTGTAGCGCGGCTGGCCCTTCTTGCCTTCCAGCGATTCCATCAGGGCGGTTTCTTCGCCGCAGATGTAGGCGCCGGCGCCCAGGGCACCGTAGATGTCGATGTCCACGCCCGAGCCCATCACGTTCTTGCCCAGCCAGCCGTTCGCATAGGCGTCGGCCAGGGCCTGCTCGAAGTGCTCGAACGGCTCGTGGTGGAACTCACCGCGCAGGTAGTTGTAGCCCACGGTCGAGCCGGTGGCGTAGCAGGCGATCGCCATGCCTTCCACGACCGAATGCGGGTTGTAGCGCAGGATGTCGCGGTCCTTGCAGGTGCCCGGCTCGGATTCGTCCGAGTTGCAGAGGATGTACTTCTGCATGTTGCCCTTGGGCATGAAGGACCACTTCAGGCCGGTCGGGAAGCCTGCGCCGCCGCGGCCGCGCAGGCCCGAGGCCTTGACCATCTCGATGACCTGCTCCGGCGGGATCTTCTCTTCGAGGATCCTGCGCAGGGCGGCATAGCCACCGGTCTTGAGGTAGCTTTCGTACGACCACGGGGTGTCGTAATGCAGGGTGGTGTAGACCACCTGGTGCGGCAGCGGCGCCGGGCCGACCGGACCCTTGGATTCGTGGTGATGTGCCATGCCCTTACTCCAGCCCGTCCAGCAGCTCGTCGACCTTTTCCAGGGTCAGACGCTCATGGTAGTGACCGTTGATGACCATCATCGGCGCGCCACCGCAGCCGGCCAGGCACTCTTCCTCGCGCTTGAGGTAGACGCGGCCGTCCGGGGTCGATTCACCGTGCTTGATGCCCAGCTTCTTCTCGCAATGGCGCACGATGTCCTCGGCGCCATTGAGCCAGCAGCTGATGTTGGTGCAGATGGCCACGTTGTTGCGGCCCACCTTCTCGGTCTCGAACATCGAGTAGAAGCTGGCGACCTCGTAGGCCCACACCGGCGGCAGGTCCAGGTACTTGGCGACGCCGGCGATCAGCTCGTCGGTCAGCCAGCCTTCGTTCTGTTCCTGGGCAGCGTGCAGCCCTTGCAGCACCGCCGAACGCTTGCGGTCCGGCGGGAACTTGGACAGCCAGTGATCGATGTGAGCGCGGGTCTTGTCGCTCAGCACCACCATCGGGTCGACGTCGCGCGCCGCCTCGAAATTACCTGTCGCCTTCATCGGCCGACCTCAGCGAAATGCATAACGTGAAATTCCAGAAACTGCGGCGCCGGCTTGCGCCGGCTGCCAGCAGCAGGCGTTGGCGTGGCGACCGGCATTACCGGTCAACCTCGCCGAACACCAGGTCGTAGGTACCGATCATCGCCACCACGTCGGCCAGCATGTGGCCGCGCACGATCGAATCGATCGAGGACAGGTGGGCGAAGCCCGGGGCGCGCAGGTGGACGCGGAACGGCTTGTTGGCGCCGTCGGAAACCAGGTAGCAGCCGAATTCACCCTTCGGGGCTTCCACGGCCGAGTAGGTCTCGCCTGCCGGCACGCAGTAGCCTTCGCTGAACAGCTTGAAGTGGTGGATCAGCGCTTCCATGTCGTCCTTCATGTCCTCGCGGCTCGGCGGCGCGACCTTGAAGTTCTTCACCATCACCGGGCCCGGGTTGGCCTTCAGCCACGCCACGCACTGCTTGATGATGCGGTTGGATTCGCGCATTTCAGCGACGCGGACCAGGTAACGGTCGTAGCAGTCGCCTTCCTTGCCCAGCGGGATGTCGAAATCGACGGCATCGTACTTGGCGTACGGACGCTTCTTGCGCAGGTCCCAGGCGATGCCCGAACCGCGCAGCATCACGCCGGTCATGCCCCAGGCGTTAGCCAGTTCCGGGGTGACCACGCCGATGCCGACGGTACGCTGCTTCCAGATGCGGTTGTCGGTCAGCAGGGTTTCGTATTCGTCGACGCGCTTGGGGAACTCGACGGTGAAGTTCTCCAGGAAGTCCAGCAGCGAACCTTCGCGCGAGGCGTTGAGGTTCTTCAGGGCCTTGCCCTTGTGC
Encoded proteins:
- the nuoN gene encoding NADH-quinone oxidoreductase subunit NuoN, producing MTTSPLMPLTAADLPPLAPELVLVGAAFALMILDLFVSNRNKIVTHLFSIAALAVVLFMLATGVGGQGEVFHGMFVRDTAADVMKTVIVLISGLSLVYGWSYLRERNLFQGEIPVLVLFGTAGMMILVSAGSLLMVYLGLELLALCSYALVASNRDSGLASEAAMKYIVLGSLASGLLLYGMSLIYGATGSLHLDAIREAIPHSEERMLLITGAVFMIAGVAFKLGAAPFHMWLPDVYQGAPAPIALFISSAPKLAAFGMAYRLLEMGVGPLSSELQILIAGLAALSLVIGNLMAIAQSNLKRMLAFSTVSHIGFLLMGIAGGGAQGYAAALFYALAYAIMSTAAFGAIIALSRNGFEAESIDDFKGLNARNPWMAGLVLCIMASLAGIPPFLGFWTKLAVLGAAVNGGLLWLALLGVICAVIGAFYYLRVIKVMYFDEPVGEALPRNNDRVLGVVLGVNALALLALGVSWNPIMVWCQQAFAHLA
- a CDS encoding NADH-quinone oxidoreductase subunit M, with protein sequence MSNWPLLSVLIWLPIFGGALILAIRDAQTARWASLGVAVLTFVASLSLLSGYNPAAEGLQFVETHAWIPAYKIGYNLGVDGIAVALILLTTLVGVLALIGAWSAIDKRVNQYVAAFLILEGVTVGIFSATDAMLFYVFFEAMLIPMFLIIGVWGGPRRIYAALKFFLYTFLGSVLMLVALIYLYLKGGSFQLADLYALPLSAKEQTWIFFAFLIAFAVKVPMFPVHTWLPDAHVEAPTAGSVILAAIALKIGGYGFLRFNLPIVPDASHEWAWLVIALSLIAVIYVGLVALVQDDMKKLIAYSSIAHMGFVTLGTFIALWLVREAGNADAARLGLQGAMVQMISHGFVSGAMFSCVGVLYDRMHSRRIADYGGVVNVMPWFATFAMLFFMANAGLPGTSGFVGEFMVILASFQRNPWIALGAATTLIIGAAYTLWLYKRIFFGEVANSHVAELKDINGREWLVLGVFAIGVLALGLYPKPLTDLMEPSIAKLAMQIASSKLL
- the nuoL gene encoding NADH-quinone oxidoreductase subunit L, with the protein product MEITLSKSLLIAVVLAPLFGSIIAGLFGRQVKRFGAQTVTILGVAISCALSMYTLYQLLWGGAQPFNQNIYTFFEVGQYSAHVGFMVDKLTAMMMVVVTFVSLLVHIYTIGYMEEDPGYQRFFSYISLFTFSMLTLVMSNNFLQLFFGWEAVGLVSYLLIGFWFKRPTAIFANMKAFLVNRVGDFGFLLGIAGVLWVFGTLDYSEVFSHASILGDPRAQLQIWDGNLFGLQLMSEPVVWSIATLICICLFIGAMGKSAQVPLHVWLPDSMEGPTPISALIHAATMVTAGIFMVTRMSPLFELSQTALNFVLFIGATTAFFTGLIGIVQNDIKRVVAYSTLSQLGYMTVALGVSAYSAAVFHLMTHAFFKALLFLGAGSVIIAMHHEQDMRKMGGLRKYMPITFITMWIGTLALVGTPFFSGFYSKDTIIEAAEVHAHLSHTWVATYGYWAVLGGVIVTSFYSFRLLFMTFHGPERFRDAHHDDHGHDSHGHDDHHAADAHHGAAHDDHGHHGHGAHEPHETPWVVTLPLILLAIPSIAIGFFSVGPMLYGTDWAGHHAHDAIKGQAHTFFTGIVDFYDPARNTIGFLGEEFHGPVAFAIHGMMAPAFWLTVAGFLLAALFYLWKPDLSGKARKAFAPLVSVLENKYGFDKLWIDGFAGGSVKLGKVSRWIDSNIVDGAVNLSARVVDVAAGVLRRTQSGFLYHYAFAMIIGLIALLGALMHYLR
- the nuoK gene encoding NADH-quinone oxidoreductase subunit NuoK produces the protein MITLGHILALGAVLFCISLAGIFLNRKNIIVLLMSIELMLLSVNINFVGFSRELGDPSGQLFVFFILTVAAAEAAIGLAILVTLFRTRRTINVGEVDSLKG
- a CDS encoding NADH-quinone oxidoreductase subunit J, with the protein product MDWVNIAFWVFAIAATVSAGAVISVRNPVHAVLCLVLTFFSIACVWLLVGAEFLGVALVLVYVGAVMVLFLFVVMMLDIDPANLREGWVRYLPVGLIVAVAMLVQMLMLIGVKGRAVNPFPADNAAALAADSSNITWLARSLFTEYLLPFEFAAVILTVAVVAAVMLTLRRRTGVKSQNPGDQTMVKAGQRLRMVKMDAEQPLVHSNTKPVAGDEETKA
- the nuoI gene encoding NADH-quinone oxidoreductase subunit NuoI; amino-acid sequence: MNRITHYFKSLLLLELLAGLWLTLKYSFKPKYTMMYPMEKFPQSPRFRGLHALRRYPNGEERCIACKLCEAVCPALAITIDSAKREDGTRRTTRYDIDLFKCIFCGFCEESCPVDSIVETHILEYHFENRGENIVTKPQLLAIGDRLEAEIAERRAADAAYR
- the nuoH gene encoding NADH-quinone oxidoreductase subunit NuoH, whose amino-acid sequence is MNELLINAVDPLHQWLLGLGDIGALIWIILKILVIAVPVIVSVAFYVVWERKLIGWMHVRHGPMYVGMGIFQAFADVFKLLFKEVVQPSSANKAIYLLAPLITLAPAFAAWSVVPFDSQVVLSNANAGLLYLLAMTSLGIYGIILAGWASNSKYAFLGAMRASAQMISYEIAMGFALVGVMIASGSLNLSTIVMAQAGSSGFFDWFLIPLFPLFVIYWVSGVAETNRAPFDVVEGESEIVAGHMVEYSGGAFALFFLAEYANMILISFLISIFFLGGWLSPIQGWVNPGDVSPLVDWIWKGGAPWLFVKVFFFASAYIWFRASFPRFRYDQIMRLGWKVFIPLAILWIAVTAVMVFFGVIQKGV